In Lachnospiraceae bacterium, the DNA window AAGAATCTCCACACCGTCTGCTGTACAACTCTTGATCTGATGGCGGATATTGGCCTGTGAAATAGCATCAAACACAAAAAAACGCTGGATTGCCAGCAAGTCCAATGCCTTTGCTCTTCTTACCTGATTGGATTTTGTAGTTACGATTCCTGCTGCACTTGTATAACATTTCACAAATTCCACTGCGCTGTCCTTTGATGACAGCCCATCTATAAAATCCATATACACAAAGGGTTCAATTCCTGCTTTTCTCACTCGCTCCACAATAAATGGCAGCGTTTTCAGGTTTCCACAGAAAATATATGCCAATTTTACCCGTGAAAGGCAAAGATCATCCAGATCTTCTTCTCTACAGAGAGCCGCCATAATAGGGTTCTTTTTTATAATATCCTGTAAGGTTGTTTTCATTATTTTTCATCCTCATCGTAGGTATTGTTTATTTTTTCTCCCCGACCATTGTAACATACATCTGCAAAATATGTACAGCATAAAAAATCCGCCTGTGCCATATGACACCTGCGGATTTTTTGTATTTATCGTGTTTTGGTAAATTTTGATTTTTATCCCTTTACACCACTGCTGGTAATTCCCTGTACAAAATACTTCTGTAATGGAAGGAATAACAGAACAGGTACAACAGCAGAAATTGCGGAACCTGCAAAAATGTAGCTGAAATATACCTGGTTCTCATCTGAAAAATAAGATAAAGCTACCTGAATCGTTCTTGCTGCTTCCGTACGTGTTGCAAGCAACGGCCAGAAAAAGTTATTCCACTCATTTACAAAAATCATCAGCCCGGCAGTGATGGCTACCGGAACAGAAAGCGGTAAGATTACACTGAAAAATACCTGGATCCAGGAAGCTCCG includes these proteins:
- a CDS encoding glycerol-3-phosphate responsive antiterminator, coding for MKTTLQDIIKKNPIMAALCREEDLDDLCLSRVKLAYIFCGNLKTLPFIVERVRKAGIEPFVYMDFIDGLSSKDSAVEFVKCYTSAAGIVTTKSNQVRRAKALDLLAIQRFFVFDAISQANIRHQIKSCTADGVEILPGVILSVISDLSKESRIPFITGGFINTKNEIEAAMESGAAGITTSVPNLWFL